A single Ptiloglossa arizonensis isolate GNS036 chromosome 2, iyPtiAriz1_principal, whole genome shotgun sequence DNA region contains:
- the LOC143143130 gene encoding helicase domino-like isoform X4 has protein sequence MSDKQTAPTLPPLSGGGGNNGGSNGGAPQQTVSLQQVLATAQGLNVLTTSAGQQFVITSQVPGLTQVIPSNATSNANIQQVGVTRIVNISGTSPRASPVGVAGASSSPLASPSRQNSPKVVLATSPKLVRTSMGNMFVAPTSQASMQSPPARKKLKLTDSTEKPTVGADDTMSYRRKIMEHKMKRMRAIREKYAENASELFFLHAGGNMMDFQAWRKRPPPSTPQYLHFLREHRLDPDDDDEDLTVPLPAISEIPLTPTVTTTVSTIVPVSQCTEVKVSGMNVTPVAVSTTLPAAVAQLNQQGSAPIVPGSPKPITTIAASPVADKLSTTATTITTTTTTTTVTITPTSTLTATTTTTTAKTSTAPIVAPTQPVVKLVKLPASNAATSCDITNNQEQIVEKAKQEAYVMQRIAELQREGLWSERRLPKVQEPPRTKAHWDYLLEEMVWLAADFAQERKWKKAAAKKCARMVQKYFQEKAIQAQKAEKSQELRLKKIASFIAKEIKTFWTNVEKLVEYKQQTRLEEKRKQALDQHLNFIVGQTEKYSTWLTEGLNKTDGSQSIPASMNSSRISSPIPPGKSHSDEDFQPNQSSDDDEETIAKAEEELKSVTNHKEEVELLKKESEIPLEDLLKDLPPNYLEDRSKSLSPMPKETTVEENEKTTDGDTDFVAASDESSDEEETIMEQEKLEENADYKQELDDLKAENEMSIDDLMAKYGNISDVPMDVDQDPGQESDKESTKEDEGQENEDESTSNESESEESDNEVGEQESQTQSDNEADIGLKSLLEDISMEKSAVDKTADMDHSEAHNEMDNVAALAESIQPKGNTLLTTSVVTKIPFLLKHLLREYQHIGLDWLVTMYDRKLNGILADEMGLGKTIQTIALLAHLACEKGNWGPHLVIVPTSVMLNWEMECKKWCPGFKILTYYGTQKERKQKRTGWTKPNAFHICITSYKLVIQDHQSFRRKKWKYLILDEAQNIKNFKSQRWQLLLNFQTQRRLLLTGTPLQNNLMELWSLMHFLMPNVFQSHREFKEWFSNPVTGMIEGNSEYNENIIRRLHKVLRPFLLRRLKTEVEKQLPKKYEHVLMCRLSKRQRYLYDDFMSRAKTKETLASGNLLSVINVLMQLRKVCNHPNLFEVRPTVSPFQMETIEYVTASLIWSALDYDPFKHIDLSSINLLLCDLEFTLTAFAAHRVRRLQTPRKLIEEIDSQPEPPPRCPPGKIKINVRLSNQVKPPTAPQQTQTKLKNFAGILPTPRVGTSPLIKTINNQSTTGPGVTLRVATGQQLQGYSVQLVQHQGSVKAIPVGTLAHNPQSTTVTPTTAATNAQRITVDGLQRLATQTVTVKQGDSVQRIAVPSFAQLVQTSTGRHIILTSNQQNTNTVSFPVMTPSGQRLTVLSKSLMGLSTSATTVNKVVGGVVTTTSGASGRPVMRVPPLNVTASQVQSPAGNGQSPQQSIRCGIVTRHAQKESEKAQTKERPKSEFYLPQLEEERKQRRQAKLRLLAKINERRCAACPLYGEDLFMALRIGKPATACRWHNGWVHCASAKDNARTRKQYFSRTEALAEAISSTEQIVEELKEVFERFVVHVPAVCAPTPRFHVSHPPPHKLFSQRRMQIELQRQLSPKFALFHPVASAMMTQFPDPRLIQYDCGKLQSLDRLLRKLKSGNHRVLIFTQMTRMLDVLEAFLNFHGHIYLRLDGTTRVDQRQVLMERFNGDKRIFCFILSTRSGGVGVNLTGADTVIFYDSDWNPTMDAQAQDRCHRIGQTRDVHIYRLVSEKTVEENILKKANQKRLLGDLAIEGGNFTTAYFKSSTIQDLFNIDQTENDATTRMAEVLEQNRDREKYLQKDGQGSSQNVEDKVAMGALESALAAAEEDLDVQAAKTAKAEAVADLAEFDENIPLDDADKDDMQVSKAELEVQNLVSQLTPIERYAMKFVEESEGAFSAAQLAAAERELEEQKKEWELDRLRALREEEERRMRLADDDEKPLTFGREDAQNQVNSASNSKKLVNKRLPPNRRRRRRSRRNNSKSAQESDSESETTTESESESQEDVVEDSLDEESSHTESQSQGDEDDEEEEEEEEEEEEEEEEEEEGANDQNDSERGGYRKRKNRSNKSFSQNHFDLNSPRTRSRGNVKINLWTLDVSPILPGIKPKCRGRASNLRKQRELEMRMKAEQSFVLPLPPSSSSPKKLINANTSSKPDDEHGATTLKVSTPDSKLVDAESRKLSSPTKALAESVENCKTVVNHCGVAISSLPRGKFRKSVDAKEEFNPVVRLNTLDTETSLRSDDSASSASEQRNASEFNETDTVKIDVNSTMNRLDAPSSRSSCSSAVESGTLKMIFDAELTEEINVSENSLTASLKSERVVQSVEEAAGKLREPVSENLNGNKRNGRLKEDHSEDETVEVTVGDDENVAKSDSRIPSLVGTNADEPLTSKEQSDDTVLNSNAKNAFVNENVSFSVIETSSSQEVGSKEKKFVKLDEDDDKVESMCSNDDKSPPTSSAQYLDSSDSAEFDTNVDGKLKFRKPDAGSSYGMTTRSAKTIVAVDSFESKETDVQVSSSEPSESRQNQDGELTNSNVVVTRKETNKVALIRRPDTPRPNVEQGRITRSSAGRSLTPPPSNSPTKSIHRRRPDTPLPEFLRSSPRPVTRSTATVNSPVRNEEQNTVTSYEKPTTRSSRSLDNGFANPVLPFRRSSSIPPMKPSSDTKDGGGSPIASRSKRTSESSSVNVSTVKRRPDTPVPTVEQASRVTRSGLSFTLNSGKSSPNHVSPLRTSKHVRKGDPPPSCDSKIQEASLSPIKTETLNTDSNGNAVAAEDFAKQDDTSFTESNEKPQRTAKVVAILTLDTRSNHNNKASGSVHGKTSNCSITDAKTMKKNTDTNSNASESPTKNCLMRISDVTSNCKLDAWCGPGLDTGSRDHRVASNVLSNVASTYTNSAKKSSTVNKSASPLNSKLKTDKVPLPVQSTVIALVDLDNDPNYDSSDGSKRLRRKIKRTRLTSFAKPLMTTGKTANETQMDDEEEQIPPSKKSVRSQLSPPPPPTPPPSQTAQLEKISSGTVS, from the exons ATGAGTGATAAGCAGACTGCACCTACTTTGCCGCCCCTTAGCGGGGGTGGAGGAAACAATGGGGGAAGCAACGGAGGTGCACCGCAACAAACTGTTAGTTTGCAGCAAGTTCTTGCCACTGCTCAAGGGCTTAATGTTCTCACGACTAGTGCTGGACAACAGTTTGTTATTACTTCACAGGTTCCTGGCCTTACACAG GTTATACCAAGCAATGCAACATCAAATGCAAATATTCAACAAGTTGGCGTTACAAGAATTGTTAATATTAGTGGCACATCTCCACGTGCAAGTCCTGTGGgagttgcaggtgcaagtagttCACCTCTTGCATCTCCTTCTCGCCAGAATTCACCAAAAGTTGTTTTAGCAACATCACCAAAACTTGTTCGAACTTCTATGGGAAACATGTTTGTCGCACCAACATCTCAAGCCTCTATGCAGTCACCACCTGCAAGAAAAAAGTTGAAGTTAACCGATTCCACTGAAAAACCTACTGTAGGTGCTGATGATACAATGAgctatagaagaaaaattatggaACACAAAATGAAAAGAATGCGTGCAATAAGGGAGAAATATGCTGAAAATGCGTCAGAATTATTCTTTCTTCATGCTGGAGGAAATATGATGGATTTTCAAGCTTGGAGGAAAAGACCACCGCCATCAACACCTCAATATCTGCATTTTTTACGTGAACATAGATTGGATCCAGATGATGATGATGAAGATTTAACAGTGCCACTGCCAGCAATATCAGAAATTCCATTAACACCTACAGTGACAACAACTGTTTCCACAATAGTTCCTGTGAGTCAGTGTACAGAAGTAAAAGTCTCTGGTATGAATGTTACACCAGTTGCAGTATCCACAACATTGCCTGCTGCAGTAGCTCAACTTAATCAACAAG GGAGCGCACCAATAGTTCCAGGTTCACCAAAGCCTATAACAACAATAGCAGCTAGTCCTGTAGCAGATAAATTGTCTACAACAGCTACAACTATTACAACaaccactaccactactactgTAACTATTACTCCTACATCTACCCTTACTGCAACTACTACAACTACTACAGCAAAAACATCTACTGCGCCTATTGTTGCTCCTACCCAACCTGTTGTAAAACTTGTTAAGCTACCTGCCTCTAATGCGGCTACATCATGTGATATCACGAATAACCAAGAACAaattgtagaaaaggcaaaacag GAAGCATATGTTATGCAGAGGATTGCTGAGTTGCAACGTGAGGGATTATGGTCAGAAAGAAGATTACCCAAAGTACAGGAACCGCCTCGTACAAAGGCTCATTGGGATTATTTATTAGAGGAGATGGTTTGGTTAGCCGCTGACTTTGCTCAAGAACGAAAGTGGAAGAAAGCTGCAGCGAAAAAATGTGCGCGCATggtacagaaatattttcaagaaaaagcAATTCAAGCACAAAAAGCTGAAAAATCACAAGAATTAAGGTTAAAGAAGATTGCTAGTTTTATTGCAAAAGAAATCAAAACGTTTTGGACTAATGTTGAAAAG ttGGTGGAATATAAACAACAAACGAGGctcgaagaaaaaaggaaacaggCGTTAGATcaacatttaaattttattgttgGGCAAACAGAGAAATACTCAACATGGCTGACAGAAGGACTTAATAAAACTGACGGTTCTCAAAGTATACCAGCCTCTATGAATAGTTCGCGAATATCTTCACCGATTCCGCCTGGCAAATCTCATTCTGATG AGGACTTCCAACCAAACCAAAGTTCAGACGATGACGAAGAAACTATAGCTAAAGCAGAAGAAGAATTAAAGTCTGTAACAAATCATAAAGAAGAAGTTGAGCTGTTAAAGAAGGAATCGGAAATACCATTAGAAGATCTTCTAAAAGATTTACCACCCAATTACTTGGAAGACAGGAGTAAAAGCTTATCACCTATGCCAAAAGAAACAACAGTGGAG GAGAATGAAAAGACAACAGATGGGGATACGGATTTTGTTGCGGCATCGGACGAATCCTCGGATGAAGAAGAAACTATTATGGAACaagaaaaattggaagaaaatgCAGATTATAAACAAGAATTGGACGATCTTaaa GCTGAAAATGAAATGTCTATTGACGATCTTATGGCCAAATATGGCAATATATCGGATGTTCCAATGGATGTCGATCAAGATCCTGGTCAAG AGTCGGATAAAGAAAGCACGAAAGAAGATGAAGGTCAAGAGAATGAGGATGAATCTACCAGTAACGAAAGTGAAAGTGAAGAAAGCGATAATGAAGTCGGAGAGCAAGAGTCTCAAACACAAAGCGATAATGAAGCTGATATTGGACTTAAATCTCTTTTAGAAGATATATCTATGGAGAAATCTGCAGTTGACAAG ACTGCAGACATGGATCACTCAGAAGCTCACAATGAAATGGATAACGTGGCGGCATTGGCAGAAAGTATTCAACCTAAGGGGAATACTTTACTTACTACCAGT GTTGTTACAAAAATTCCGTTCCTTTTAAAACATCTTCTCCGAGAATATCAACACATAGGATTGGATTGGCTTGTTACGATGTATGATAGAAAATTGAATGGCATTTTGGCTGATGAAATGGGTTTGGGTAAAACTATACAAACAATTGCTTTGCTCGCACATCTAGCGTGTGAAAAAGGTAACTGGGGTCCACATCTTGTAATAGTACCAACATCTGTAATGCTTAATTGGGAAATGGAGTGTAAAAAATGGTGCCCTGGCTTTAAGATTTTGACTTACTACGGaacacagaaagaaagaaagcaaaAGAGAACAG GTTGGACAAAACCTAATGCTTTTCACATATGTATAACATCGTATAAATTGGTTATACAGGatcatcaaagttttagaaGGAAAAAGTGGAAATATCTGATATTGGATGAAGCtcagaatattaaaaattttaagtcaCAGAGGTGGCAATTGCTACTGAATTTTCAAACACAgag GCGATTATTGCTTACCGGTACACCTCTTCAGAATAATTTGATGGAGCTGTGGTCTTTGATGCATTTTTTAATGCCAAATGTATTTCAGTCGCATagagaatttaaagaatggttcagcAACCCCGTTACAGGAATGATAGAAGGAAACAGCGAatacaatgaaaatattattcgtcgtCTACATAAG GTCTTACGGCCCTTTTTATTGCGAAGATTGAAGACAGAAGTAGAAAAACAATTACCTAAAAAGTACGAGCATGTTCTTATGTGCCGTTTGTCAAAACGACAGCGATATCTATACGATGATTTTATGTCTAGAGCAAA gACAAAAGAGACTCTGGCCAGTGGTAATCTACTGAGCGTCATTAATGTATTAATGCAATTGCGGAAAGTGTGTAACCACCCGAACTTATTTGAAGTGAGACCTACAGTGTCACCATTTCAAATGGAAACTATTGAATATGTTACTGCCTCCCTAATATGGAGTGCTCTTGATTACGATCCATTTAAG CATATCGACTTATCTAGTATTAACCTTTTATTATGCGATTTGGAGTTTACCCTTACTGCATTTGCGGCACATAGAGTAAGACGATTGCAGACGCCACGAAAGCTTATAGAAGAAATAGATAGTCAGCCGGAACCGCCGCCGAGATGTCCACctggaaaaattaaaatcaacgTTAGATTGTCTAATCAAGTTAAACCGCCAACTGCGCCTCAACAAACTCAAACAAAgttaaaaaatttcgctggcaTATTACCTACTCCAAGGGTTGGGACATCCCCtttaataaaaacaataaaCAATCAAAGCACAACAGGACCGG GTGTTACATTAAGAGTAGCAACTGGTCAACAATTACAAGGATATTCGGTACAGTTAGTGCAGCATCAGGGTAGTGTAAAAG CCATTCCTGTTGGAACACTAGCACATAACCCACAAAGTACAACAGTGACACCAACTACAGCAGCAACGAATGCACAGAGGATTACAGTAGATGGACTGCAACGACTAGCCACGCAGACAGTCACAGTTAAACAAGGTGATTCCGTCCAAAGAATAGCAGTGCCTAGTTTTGCACAGCTGGTTCAAACATCTACTGGTAGACATATCATTCTGACTTCGAATCAGCAAAACACTAACACAG TTTCGTTTCCAGTAATGACGCCAAGCGGGCAACGTTTAACAGTTTTATCAAAATCTTTGATGGGCCTATCTACCTCGGCAACTACAGTAAATAAAGTTGTAGGGGGAGTAGTAACAACCACAAGTGGGGCAAGTGGAAGGCCCGTAATGAGAGTGCCACCTCTGAACGTTACTGCTTCTCAAGTGCAATCCCCTGCTGGTAATGGACAATCGCCACAACAATCGATTCGTTGTGGCATTGTTACCAGACACGCACAAAAAGAATCTGAAAAGGCACAAACGAAAGAACGTCCAAAGTCTGAGTTTTATCTG CCACAATTAGAAGAAGAACGGAAACAAAGAAGACAAGCCAAACTTCGTCTTCTCGCGAAAATCAACGAAAGAAGATGCGCAGCATGTCCTCTGTACGGGGAAGATTTGTTTATGGCATTGCGAATTGGAAAACCAGCTACAGCATGTCGATGGCATAATGGTTGGGTTCATTGCGCCAGTGCTAAAGACAATGCCCgtacacgaaagcaatatttTTCTCGCACAGAAGCACTCGCGGAGGCGATCAGTAGTACAGAACAAATCGTCGAAGAGCTTAAAGAAGTTTTTGAAAG ATTCGTTGTTCATGTTCCTGCTGTGTGCGCGCCCACGCCACGTTTCCATGTTTCTCATCCACCTCCACATAAATTGTTCAGTCAACGACGTATGCAAATAGAATTGCAACGTCAATTATCTCCGAAATTTGCATTGTTCCATCCAGTAGCTAGTGCAATGATGACTCAGTTCCCAGATCCCAGATTGATACAGTACGACTGCGGGAAATTACAATCCTTGGATCGACTTCTCAGGAAGCTTAAGTCTGGGAATCACAgagttttaatttttacacaaatGACAAGAATGTTGGACGTCCTGGAAGCTTTTCTTAATTTCCATGGCCATATATATTTGCGTTTAGATGGTACTACAAGGGTAGATCAACGACAG GTTTTGATGGAGAGATTTAACGGCGACAAACGAATATTCTGTTTTATTTTGTCAACGAGATCCGGAGGCGTGGGTGTGAATCTTACAGGAGCAGACACCGTTATATTTTATGACAGCGATTGGAATCCTACGATGGATGCTCAAGCACAAGATAGGTGTCATAGAATAGGTCAAACACGGGATGTACATATCTACAG ATTAGTAAGCGAAAAGACCGTGGAAGAAAATATTCTGAAAAAAGCCAATCAAAAAAGACTACTCGGAGATTTAGCTATCGAGGGTGGTAACTTCACAACAGCTTATTTCAAGAGC TCTACGATTCAAGATCTCTTTAACATCGATCAAACGGAGAACGATGCGACAACACGGATGGCCGAAGTGTTGGAACAGAATCGAGATCGCGAGAAATATCTGCAGAAGGACGGTCAAGGATCGTCTCAGAATGTGGAGGATAAAGTGGCGATGGGTGCACTGGAAAGTGCCCTTGCTGCCGCTGAGGAGGACCTCGACGTCCAAGCTGCGAAGACTGCCAAAGCAGAGGCTGTCGCCGATTTGGCGGAATTCGACGAAAATATACCTTTGGATGACGCGGATAAGGACGATATGCAAGTCAGCAAGGCTGAGCTCGAAGTACAAAACTTGGTATCTCAG CTCACACCCATAGAACGTTACGCGATGAAGTTCGTCGAGGAATCGGAAGGTGCTTTCTCCGCGGCACAGCTTGCAGCAGCGGAACGCGAGCTGGAGGAGCAGAAGAAAGAGTGGGAGTTGGATCGGCTGCGAGCGTTGCGCGAGGAGGAAGAGAGACGAATGCGGTTGGCCGATGACGATGAGAAACCATTGACGTTCGGACGCGAGGACGCGCAGAATCAGGTTAATAGTGCTAGTAATTCTAAGAAATTAGTGAATAAGAGACTCCCGCCGaatagaaggaggaggaggaggtcgcGTAGGAATAATAGTAAAAGTGCTCAGGAATCGGATAGTGAATCCGAGACCACCACAGAGTCAGAATCAGAGTCTCAAGAGGACGTTGTGGAAGATAGCCTCGACGAAGAATCGAGTCACACCGAGAGTCAAAGTCAGGGTgatgaggatgacgaagaggaggaggaggaggaggaggaagaagaggaagaggaggaggaggaggaagagggggCGAACGATCAAAACGATTCCGAGAGAGGGGGTTATCGGAAACGTAAGAACCGTTCGAACAAATCGTTCAGTCAGAATCACTTTGATCTCAATAGTCCAAGAACGAGATCTAGAGGTAACGTGAAGATAAATCTATGGACGTTGGACGTGAGTCCGATTTTGCCCGGTATAAAGCCCAAGTGTCGTGGTAGGGCCAGCAATCTTCGCAAGCAACGCGAGCTCGAAATGAGAATGAAAGCGGAGCAGAGCTTTGTTTTGCCGTTGCCTCCCTCTTCGTCGAGCCCTAAGAAATTGATCAACGCGAATACGTCGAGTAAGCCGGACGACGAACACGGTGCTACGACTCTGAAAGTATCGACACCGGATTCGAAACTCGTGGACGCGGAGAGTAGAAAACTCTCCTCGCCTACGAAAGCCTTGGCCGAGAGCGTCGAGAATTGCAAAACGGTCGTGAATCACTGCGGTGTTGCGATATCGtccttgccgaggggaaaatttCGGAAAAGCGTGGACGCGAAGGAGGAATTTAATCCCGTTGTACGTCTGAACACATTAGACACGGAAACGAGTTTACGTTCGGATGACTCGGCGTCGAGCGCGTCGGAGCAACGTAACGCGTCAGAATTCAACGAGACGGATACGGTTAAAATCGATGTCAATTCGACGATGAATCGGTTAGACGCACCATCG AGTCGTAGCTCGTGCTCGTCGGCGGTAGAGTCGGGCACTTTGAAAATGATCTTCGACGCCGAACTGACCGAAGAGATCAATGTATCTGAAAATTCGTTGACCGCTTCCTTGAAGAGCGAGAGAGTCGTCCAAAGCGTGGAAGAGGCCGCGGGTAAGTTGCGCGAGCCCGTGTCAGAAAATCTCAACGGTAACAAGAGGAACGGACGTTTAAAAGAGGACCACTCGGAAGACGAGACCGTGGAAGTTACGGTCGGTGACGACGAGAACGTTGCAAAGAGCGACTCAAGGATTCCGAGTCTCGTCGGGACGAACGCGGATGAACCGTTGACGAGTAAGGAGCAATCGGACGACACTGTTTTAAATTCTAACGCGAAGAACGCGTTCGTTAACGAAAATGTATCCTTTTCTGTGATAGAAACAAGCTCTAGTCAGGAGGTCGGCAGTAAAgagaaaaaattcgtaaaattggaCGAAGACGATGACAAGGTGGAGTCGATGTGTAGCAACGACGATAAATCGCCACCTACTTCCTCCGCGCAGTATCTCGATTCGAGCGACTCGGCCGAGTTCGATACGAACGTAGACGGTAAATTGAAGTTTCGTAAACCGGACGCGGGATCATCTTACGGGATGACCACGAGAAGCGCGAAGACGATCGTTGCCGTGGATAGTTTCGAGAGCAAGGAGACCGACGTTCAGGTGTCGTCGAGCGAGCCGAGCGAATCGAGACAGAACCAAGATGGCGAGCTCACGAATTCGAACGTCGTCGTCACGCGCAAAGAGACGAACAAGGTAGCTTTGATCAGGAGACCGGACACACCGAGGCCTAACGTGGAACAGGGCAGGATCACGAGATCGAGTGCTGGCCGTTCGTTGACGCCTCCGCCGAGCAACAGTCCCACGAAATCGATTCACAGAAGACGACCGGACACACCGTTACCGGAGTTCTTGAGATCCTCACCGCGGCCGGTGACAAGGTCCACCGCCACCGTGAATTCGCCGGTACGAAACGAGGAACAGAACACCGTTACGTCTTACGAGAAACCTACGACCCGTAGCTCGAGATCCTTGGACAACGGTTTCGCGAACCCTGTACTTCCGTTTCGTAGAAGTAGCTCGATACCACCGATGAAACCGTCGTCGGACACCAAAGACGGTGGTGGTAGTCCCATCGCGTCCAGGTCGAAAAGGACCAGCGAGTCCTCGAGCGTGAACGTAAGCACGGTGAAGAGACGACCCGACACACCAGTTCCTACCGTCGAACAAGCGTCGAGAGTCACTCGGTCTGGCTTAAGTTTCACGTTGAATTCCGGGAAATCGAGCCCCAATCACGTGTCACCCCTAAGGACTTCGAAACATGTACGTAAGGGGGATCCTCCCCCGTCTTGCGATTCGAAGATACAGGAAGCTTCCCTTTCGCCCATTAAAACGGAAACGTTGAACACGGACTCGAACGGGAACGCCGTGGCCGCCGAGGACTTCGCGAAACAGGACGACACCAGTTTCACGGAATCGAACGAGAAACCTCAACGAACGGCCAAAGTGGTGGCGATACTCACCCTGGACACACGTAGCAATCACAACAACAAAGCGTCCGGTTCTGTTCACGGGAAGACCTCGAATTGCAGCATCACCGACGCGAAAACCATGAAAAAGAATACAGATACGAATTCCAACGCGTCCGAGTCACCGACCAAGAATTGCCTGATGAGGATCTCGGACGTTACATCTAATTGTAAATTAGACGCGTGGTGCGGTCCTGGATTGGACACCGGTTCCAGGGATCATCGCGTGGCCTCGAACGTACTTTCGAACGTAGCAAGTACTTACACGAATTCCGCTAAGAAATCGTCCACGGTGAACAAGAGCGCGTCGCCGTTGAATTCGAAACTTAAAACGGATAAGGTTCCGTTGCCCGTGCAATCGACGGTGATAGCGTTGGTCGATCTGGACAACGACCCCAATTACGACTCGTCCGACGGGTCGAAGAGGTTAAGAAGGAAAATCAAGCGTACGCGGTTAACGTCGTTCGCGAAGCCACTGATGACCACCGGCAAGACGGCGAACGAAACGCAAAtggacgacgaggaggaacaGATACCGCCATCGAAAAAGTCTGTTCGTTCTCAGCTGTCGCCACCACCACCTCCCACCCCTCCTCCTTCGCAGACGGCTCAATTGGAAAAGATAAGCAGCGGCACCGTATCTTGA